The sequence below is a genomic window from Eleginops maclovinus isolate JMC-PN-2008 ecotype Puerto Natales chromosome 20, JC_Emac_rtc_rv5, whole genome shotgun sequence.
AACGCTACAGCGCTACCCAGACTCCACGCTGGGAGCCATGTTCGGAGGAGACCTCCCCACGGTAAGGGATGTACGGGGAAACTACTTCATCGACCGTGACGGCCCGCTGTTTCGGTGAGTGTGAGTTTGTGTTAATTAACATGTTTGGGGtggaattttattttttgaacagTAAAATCTGCAGATAGCTcatgaaatgaatcacattttcaCTTGCAGTAATAATGCAAACGTGTTATGTATTAGACAAACTATGTTATGATCGTGGTAACGAGCCATCAATCATCAATCAGTTGTTAAGGAATTCACTCAGAATTGAGTAATCCTCTATTAATTTCTCCTTTAACCTTAAATCAGGCATTTGCTATATAAACATACATCTAATACTCCTGGGGAACACATCTTAATCCTACGCTAAACTAGAGTCCAGTAATAAAATAGTCTCATCACTACTCTGAATTGGACCATATTTTACGAAATAAACATCACGCTGTATTGAAAAACACGTTAAACTAGTGACTGCAACGATAATCttgctttgaaaatgtttaattaggTATTCAATAAAGTAAGAAGTAGGTTCATTTTCTCAGACTTCTATGCAACCAGAATCTTTTTTGGAACCAATGGagttgccccctgctggccattagTAAAAATGCATGTTATGATGAATGTTTAGTCGTTTATTTAGTCACTTATTAGCAGTGAtgtaaaggggggggggggggggtgcgcaGCTGTTAAGCTTTATTCTAGGCTTCTAACACACTAAcagataacaaaaaaacattgacttcgaTTCGAGGGGACctgaagtggtaaaatgctaagtcATTTCCAGGAGGTTTCCCCTTGCTCTTGGGGCGTACAGCAGCTCTCCCTCCAGCTCAGCATTGTACACATATCCGTATGTTTCTGCTGCTTCAGCTATATCCTCAACTTCCTGCGGACGTCAGAGCTGACGCTGCCGTGCGACTTCAAGGAGACCGATCTGCTCAGGAAGGAGGCTGACTTCTATCAGATCGAGCCCCTGATCCAATGCGTGGGAGACCCCAAACCCCTGCTTCCCTACCCCACAGACACCTTCGAGGAGGTTGTGGAGCTTTCCAGCACCAAAAAGCTGTCCAAGTATTCCAACCCGGTCGCAGTCATCATCACGCAgctcaccaccaccaccaaggTCAGTGGAAACAGGGGGGGTTAGTGAAAATGTACATCTCTTGCCCTCTGTTCAAATGTTTCTATTGACAATGTTTCACTCAAATGTTACCTACTGTAGTACTTCCTGTAATTTTTATTTTGGCAGTAGATACTTGATTTGATTGATACTTGATTTTGTTCcccaaaatacagtatgtactgcgaaaatgtatttatattgtgaaacaaaataatattttctaaaCTAGTTGATTTGTATCTCACTGTATAAAAAGTGAAGTACAGTATTTTGGCATGGTTTTGCTTAATGAGAaactaaaatgatgttttgtttagtttccGTTATTATTGAATGTTCTTAAAGTGGTATGCAAATACTTATTATTGCCATTTTTGGCAAATCCTATGGTAATGAGTTCTGATATTTCACTGCCTAATTGACATGGTTAAAAAATACTGCACAACAATacttcaaagaaaataaatatgtatttcaaCATATTCAAATTGAATTAATTAGGGTTTCAATATAATGATAAGTATATATAAAAGAATTTAAAGTATGTCCCTCTTTTATTATTAGGTCCATGCAATGTTAGAGTCTATCTCATGCAGTTTCACAAAGTGGAACAAACACATGATGGATACCAGAGACTACCAAGTGTCCTTCACCTTCGGACCATGTGACCACCAACAGGAAGTCAGCCTGCGTGTCCACCTGCTCGACTTCATCTCCAAAGCTGTAAGAGgcttatatattttctttcatgtgtcATGCGTCTGCCTGCTAGAAAAGTCAGGTCCACATTAACTACTGACATTGACACCGATAAATTGgatcaagttttttttaagtttagtGGCCAAGATTATAGTTTGTTTATGAAAAACAAGAAGGTTTAAACCATagtattttcttaaataatgaCTAATTGATAATTGCAGTGATATGACTCAGTTTGCCTGCCTTAATATTTTCCAGGGTTTCACAATACGCAACACACGTGTTCATCACATGAGTGAACGGGCTAATGAGAACACAGTAGAACATCACTGGACGTTCTGCAGACGAGCTCGCAAAGGCGAATACTGACAAATGGACTGATGGATGTACTCAATGactggaggaaaatgaagaaagaaagtcTGTGTTGGCTTTGTTGTTATGTATTAATCTtatttatgatgtgtttttttatcataatGCATACATTCTATGGAAAGTGAAGTCAGTTAAGAAAA
It includes:
- the kctd6a gene encoding BTB/POZ domain-containing protein KCTD6a isoform X1 translates to MENGDLGHIMGEPVTLNVGGCLYSTSLSTLQRYPDSTLGAMFGGDLPTVRDVRGNYFIDRDGPLFRYILNFLRTSELTLPCDFKETDLLRKEADFYQIEPLIQCVGDPKPLLPYPTDTFEEVVELSSTKKLSKYSNPVAVIITQLTTTTKVHAMLESISCSFTKWNKHMMDTRDYQVSFTFGPCDHQQEVSLRVHLLDFISKAGFTIRNTRVHHMSERANENTVEHHWTFCRRARKGEY
- the kctd6a gene encoding BTB/POZ domain-containing protein KCTD6a isoform X2, which produces MAQLSMGEPVTLNVGGCLYSTSLSTLQRYPDSTLGAMFGGDLPTVRDVRGNYFIDRDGPLFRYILNFLRTSELTLPCDFKETDLLRKEADFYQIEPLIQCVGDPKPLLPYPTDTFEEVVELSSTKKLSKYSNPVAVIITQLTTTTKVHAMLESISCSFTKWNKHMMDTRDYQVSFTFGPCDHQQEVSLRVHLLDFISKAGFTIRNTRVHHMSERANENTVEHHWTFCRRARKGEY